The following is a genomic window from Neodiprion pinetum isolate iyNeoPine1 chromosome 3, iyNeoPine1.2, whole genome shotgun sequence.
CTGGCGCAGGGTATGGACACTCAACAGTTTTTGAGGCAAATTATTCGTCGGTGTGGACTGGGCTATAGCCAACATAATAACAGTTTTCACTAACAAAATTATaggaatttcatatttttttccacaatagtTGGTACATGTTGATTACGACGACCTCTGTTGATACTTACAAACAATAATCAAACCTCCTTCAAACAGTTTATCATTAACATTAACTTCATACAAGCCAATTATCAAATCTCCAGAGGACGCCTCGATATGTCAGTGATACCACTTAAACTTAATACATGGGAATTTTACATCTTATTGTTGTGGTATGGCCCTGGTCCACTGCGCTTGAATAAGGAGTGGAGGGGAGGTCTAATAAGTGTCCATACCCTGGGCTGGCGGCTAAAGGCTCGGTCTCTATTTTACAAACCAATCACATAGCCGTGTGTTCAACCATAATTAACAATGAGATGCATTCTTagaggtatgtatgtacgaacATGAGTGCTATTTGCGAATCGCTGCTTGTTttattggatgaaaaaatgtttttctttttgtaagTTATTCGCTAAggttacaatatttttataggtatgtaaaaaGCAGAGTCGCTAGTTCAAAACACGCGCGTATCATAGTCACACGACCGGTTTGTTTGAATTTATAACACGTAGCGCCATCTAGCATCAGTCGGCTTTAAGTTAATCTGCAAAATGAAGTTCCGCGAAAGTAAACCTGGGTAGTTGAATCGTCTTCGATACGTAATCTAAATCTAGTATGTAAAATTATACTTCAATCGTAATAAGGTGCATATTACATCgtatttttatgcatttttcatttcaaaaactCTAGAAAACCAAACCAATTTTGTTCACAAAACGTTATCACCAGGAAACTCGTACGATTTCAGTAGGCATAACCTAACCCAtccaattttatattattctaGATGCTTTGCTCCAAAATATTGCAAAGAAATTGCAACGCTACCTCCGTCAGTTTCATTTTGAAGGCTAAGTACTCACGACGCAGTCAAAAGAATACAAGTACATACAAGGTCGTTAAATCCAACAACGAACCGCTCGAAGGTAAAGGGCTTGTTTATCTTTGCTCCTTATTCATGCATTGTCACTTTCCTTAGAAAAAGAGGCTAATATTATTCTAGATTTGGCAATATGACCTCAGCTGGCCTTATgttaaatacatatatttagtCAGAATCGATTGATGATTTGGCAATTTGGTTCCTTGGTTCATTTCGTCTTATcttagaaatatttatatttgatgAAGCATTGAGAGAATGATgcaataagaaaatatttgaggTTATTAATTAAAGTATTTAAGATCAAGCGTTGATATGTTAATTGAGAATAGTTTAACTTTTGATTACACCTGACATTCATCAGTTCACATCATATTCAGCAATCATCGGTTCAGTagaattacaatttatttttattttgttcatagttggaaaatgaatttaatgtCAAAGTTTAACTTTCAAGAACTAATTTTAGAGTTGTATGTTGTTTGCAAAAACCAAGGATATATGAAGATTGACTAGTAAAAGTGCAATCATGATTCAGCATGTATTGATCAagggtttttttatttttttttacattatttaccatAAAATGATGCAGCATAGATGAAATGAgtgaatatattatttatacgttGCAATGAACTGTTAGATAAATTTAGTATCAGATATGATTAGAACTTTTTTGGAAGTACTGATATTACGTAAATATTGCTCGGACTGAGTGGAtgaaacatttaaaaataagaatgatcaggtataataatttattcagctCAGTAAGTTGTTAAGACTAATTTTAATGCTGCTCCATTATTctacatttgaaaaaaaactcaaaatttgcGTCTTTTTTAGATGTGGAAAACACTGTATTTGGGGCAAATCCCAACTGGGAGTTATTGGCGCCAAGGGGCTTCCGATTTTATTTACCTGGCAGTGTTGGTCCTGGCTGGCTAGATGCTTCGACAACAGCTCAGGTGGAAACGCGTTCAATAGTGTTAGATGATGAGAATAGCATTGAGAATTTGATGGAAGCAGCCAATACTTTTCCGCAAGACTCAGATACGTATGAATCTGTACCGAAAAAATCTGACGATACTTTACTTGAATCTAGTCGACCCGTTTTACATTGTGTGGCTCAAGAATGCCCAGTATTGTTAAGAAAAGGTATAACCGAGTTATTCCCCGGATGTATGGAGATAAACTCGCCGCAGTTAACGATAATGACCATCAGTCAAAAACCAAATCTTGAAACAATGAGGTGGAGCAAAGAAGTTGAAACTGAAAAGTTAGCGAAATATGTAAGTATAATACAGCCAATACTTCTTCCCGAACACCACCCTGCCAATCATATTCactttcatcaatttcataaTATCTCTTTTTTCCTTACATTTTTCTACAGTTCCTTCTTGCAGCGTCTGATATCTGTACTAAGCTCAAAATGGTTGGCTACTGGGCTGATTTTATAAATCCATTCAGTGGACAGCCGTTCTTGAACCCGCATAAAAATGGTACCCTTTATAAAACAGATGAGCGTTTCAGATGCCTTGGATTTAAAATTGAACAGAAAAGATTCTGCAAGGTCATCTCAATTGACAGTGATCAAACGAATTTTATCGGTGAGTGGGTTGTGTAGAATCCATCAATTTGAACAAAACTGTCTTTAATCAGATCCATATATGAAGGCAGCATAGAAAACTGGCAGCAGATACagtatttaataaataattgacgTTCAATTATGTTTCAGGGAGTCTTTATACAACGGCACCCCCCAGCACGGAGTTTTTAAAGGAACTTGTGAATGATCTAAACGAGCAATGACATGTCTCAAGTCGTGTTAGCAGAAATTGTCAATTCAATATCGCTGATTAGTTGTTGAATtaagataaaaagaaagagaagaaaaattcgttttcCGTTATACCAACTAGtgttgattaattttattgacttCTTATTACCGGTTCAATTCATACTTATGTTCGTATGAAGTAAAACGTAGTTAAAAAACAACCTACAATTAAAGGCAGCCTACTAGCCGAAAATTGACTAATAGATAATGATATCTGATTGTGAAGCTAAGACATTTAGGGCAGAGACGTGCAGTACCGATCAGCCTTTGGTATCGACTAAAGTTGTTAAGTCTGTCAAAGGGAAGCGACAACTAGCTTTGACCGATACTGTAGGCTGGTCGGTACTGCGTGACTCTTCCCTATTCCAACGGATACCTTGAATCGAAATCAgagtatgtacgtatgtatctTCACGTTAAATTAGGAACGTTTTCAATAAGTATTGAAAGAACTAAACTATACagtttttcgaataaacattAAATTCGAAGATTAGTGAAAAATATGTACTACAGGAttgtttaatgaaaataaattcgctGGATTACGAATTTTAAATCCCCGTGTAGcctttttcttcaaaatcttAAAAAACCCGTATTGCACTGGCCAAATTATTTGCCTTTGGGCATCAACCGTTTTTCGACTCATTTGAAGTATAAAGAATTATTACACCGAGCTGGTTTTCTTGATTACGAAGGTAGTTTTTAGTTGAAGtatgactgaaaaaaaaagatactcGAAAGTagcgagaaagagaggaagaaacACACAGATAATAAAGCAATTTACAGTGGTAGATTATAATACAACGCAGCATATACAAATATCTTGTTTCTGCCATTAGGTATAGAGATGTATGTAAATACAATGCACTTTTGAGTGTGAAATGATTAATGACACATTACATATGAATTACACAATGAAGTACAGGTAACTAGGattcatatgtatactatagtataaatataggtatgtataataggTACGCGGATATACAATAGTGTAGGAAGTACagcaaagaaattaaatagatttgagttatatttatatctgACGTACAAAGTGTTCTGGAAAAAAGGATGCCGTTTTTTACTCTTCAAATTGATCgatatcaatattattattattattactacaaTTATTTAATCTGATGGCGAGTATAAAAGAATGCTTGACGCGCTGTACACAGATTTTTACAAGCCCAACTCCCTTCGTTCCTGTATGTATGCACTTAAAAAACATCACTTGTCTAGTATCTAAAACATACCGTACCGTATTCTTTGAATGATAGTATATTCGCAGTATCAATTCTTCAGCATTTCATTACACATTTATTAGGCGGTCAAGGATAGAAGAAAATTCACATGTGTAAGTTtgacaataattattaacCAAAATAATCATTTCTTTACATTATTCGCTGGAAGAATGATATATCCTATATGTATGAGACAAGTGGCAATTAATTGGCTAATGATAGACAATCGGATAGGTTATATCAGTAGGCAATTTGTTCTCACAGAATTAGTAAGCTACTAATTAGTAAGCTATTGATTTTCTGCAATCTGCATACAAAATATCAATGAATCCTATTTGCTGACGGGCATAATATGCGTTATAGTCATTGGAGTAATTTGAACTCTGCAGACTGAAAGTGAAGTATTCAATTCCCGATGATAAAAAACATATCTAGGTATAGATGAAATTATCCAAGTTTGTGAATATTGCTTCTcgtgaataatattaaatgtgaattgaaaatattgcatAAATCTTGAATGTAATGCGAACACGTTCGTGCCTTAAGctaattattggaaaattcaattaacTGCCGGAAGAAAATGCCGATGGGCATACAAATAGTTGGTGGTAGCTGTGGAGGACGTGAAATTGGTCTCTCTAATTAGGTACAATAgtttaattattacaaatgcTTTGGTAATTCACCCGCAGACAGTGGGATACATACATTTCTCGTCAAACAGGCGACTGTACTTGCCTGTGTCACGGTTAgatataatacaaaaattaattagcaTATTGTGAGATACGACcgttcattattattatcggtctggttattattatattacatttttgCTGCACCGCCTTCACTAGACATTTatcattgatttattttttaaataaataaacaagtaTGGGTACACAGGAATATCGTAGATATAGTACAAATACGATACATTTagtttatttgaatatttatatatatgagaAATTTGATTGGTTTTCTTGATTCGATATAATTACAGTAATATGATTattcattataatataatatacagcgaacatcgatatttaaaaaaatgcctATTCGCTAGGCTATGGTCCGCAAATATCTGTTTCTTACACATATACGATGTTATCACACTAtacaattattgtatatttattttacaggtgtaaattaatttattcgttAATTTGTAATCAAAGACATAATGGTTGTCTGCAAGGGCTCTGGAATACGCTTTTTTTCATAGTCTCGAAACTTTTCAGGCTCCTTCGTGTTTCTGTCAGCCTGAATAAAATTCGCCCCCACTGCGTTTCGGTGTGGGTACAAGTCTTTTCTATCcgtacgtatacctatatgtacacagacacacacacacatgtacatgtatattcgATTTTAATAGGTGTACGGTATCTGTACGGTATTGTACTGTAATGGAGTACAGATTGTAATAAATGCTTCATTTTATGGTGgaaattttatgataaatacGACACGAGTCATTATTCATTGCTTTTCTTCCGCGTCGATGTATAATTGTAGTTTacaatcgattttttaattgGATAATCtcaattttcctcttcaaTCAACATGTATTATTCATATTCCATGATCCAATCATTCCTTTATCGTGGTAATGCCGCTAATCTTTAAccgaaattattcaattttccattttattgcttatttcaatttgttttaacAAACCGGAGCTGAATGCGGTATAATTGCGAATATCGGAAGGAATTTATTGcgcaagaaaaataattatgctAATacagaaatgagaaaaaagaataaaatataattcgtATAATCCGTCTGTACCGCAGCTGTGTACAGACGGATAAAATTCCGCGTAACGTTggtcaattcaaaatttgaagcaGTCCATTAGAATTGCAATTTAATAACGTAATGTTGAACATTCCTGAGTGGCATAAATTCCTCCCGTTGCTACACATTGGAATTAACAATCAACAGTTCATGTACTAAACGAATACGTGCAGTAAAACTAAGTTCTGCAAGTTGAATTTCcagttttcaactttttataGAAGCCTAGATACGAAATTGTGACTAAATTATTCTTGCTGTAATTTTATTGGGCGTAAATTACTGACGCTCGAAGACTAACGAGCACAGGAAATGACGGTACAACCGAAAAGAAATTGCAAACGTACAATCAACATCGGTTGTATTGATTTTGACCCAATCCGTTGAAATTCACTTGTCAATAGTATTTCCAGCCCACGCTATCACATGCCAAATACTTGAATCTGAAGAATAATTTCTGGATCTGGCGCTCGAATAATGCCATTTCATACCTTCAGTTTATTCAGTTAAATCCGCGTATCACATCCTCGTACATCGAAGATCTTAAAAGGCACGTCGAGGATAATCTATCAAGCGtttgttaaaaagaaaacgaaacatTTTCCAAGCTTTCACAACTGTAGGTATAGATGTACGACAAATAAATCGAAATCGTGCCTGTGCAGGTAGTCTCATATCAATATTTCCGTCATgtttattaacaataagtaGACCCACAGGCTTCCATTGCATAACACGTCGCGTGGATTATGTGGATTATCCGTGGCCTGTTTCAGTCTGTAGACTCTATACCGACAGTGTATTATACGAGGGATATCGGGCTGGGTTATCAGATTGGGAAATAGATCACCACCTTGAGCGAAATGAGCGCggttatacacatacatacatcgcGCGTAAAAGGTGATAGGTATTAATGTCGGCTTGCGTCAAACAAACGATGAAAGATCTAACGAAGCTGGAGGAAAGAGCGAATTTCCCTGTCGGAGAAACGTAGCGCGTACAACCTTTCAATTGTAGGTGCATCCTTTTCCGAAATGAATACTTTTTGTACGTACGAGGAAAGGTAAATGCGATACATgcataaaaaacaaaaatcgtaCCGCAGACGTGATTTGCAGTTCCCAAATTTCCCAATTTTCCGACATCAACTAGATGTCACGTATCTTGATATAACGTTGGCGGGTAAATTCATGCTTACAGGATATAATTGGGAGTTATACATACACAGGTGTACAGAATTCGCAACTCCGACGAACCATTGGCGGGCCAATTCATGCAGCAGCGGATGGTTAATTAATCAATTGGGATTTAGGACAAGCTGTTCGGTTCGTACGTACCGTGTTACGCTGTACTGAAACTAGGTAAATATACGAGTATGTTCGTGTTTGGGTTGAATGAACGAGCGGTGCTTAAATTTGCCAGttacagcagcagcagcagggtAGCGGTATCAACGTAGCAACAACCGATCGTTGCGCAAGTTCGGCAAACGCCGTGAGATATAATGTACGGTAATGATGTGCAATTGGGACTGTTCGATTCTACGGCGTACACCAAGGTTTCATCGGGTTACATCATGCGGGCCGAGAACACCCTGCAgcacattttttataattactcGAAGCAAGCAAATGACACACCCGTATAATGCTTGCGaggatataaatatatgagCTTGCAGTGCGGTAGGGTTGAACGTGGGCTGCAcattttattgatttacatGAATCAGCAACCACTATGAATAGTGACATAGTTGCTCTACACACACGGTCGTGATTGGTATGAGTTTAGGAAATCAATGAAGCATCGACTCCGCGGATTGGCCTCCGTGGCTTCACCGACGCTATTCGTACGCTATCCGACGATATTCTCGTGAACAAGAACTTGCGACCGCATTATACGTTTTTTAGGAAATTGGACTAGAGTTAAGCCGAATAAGCGCGTTTCTTTTGAAATCCCTGCTAAATTCTGCAACTTGTAGATTCGAGTTTAGGGTCGAAATATCTGCGATCAGAATGATTTCAATGTTCACGTATAAGGACTGCAGTTACATCCGTGAGTGCTACTAGGTATCACTCCACTTTAACGAGTggaattctttcatttttatccatGCATGGTGAATGCGGTCGACTTTTACCATGAAATTGAGACAATGTTTCTGCGATGTAATTAAAACCAGCCACACTTGTTATGTATTtgtgtacataaatataaccGACAAAAAAACGTGCTTCGATGCCTGAGTATGTAACGTCATCCCCTCGGGTTATCAGAACTCACGCAATGACAGGGCGTTGGGAACTCTGTGAGATCATGTGTTTCCACTTGTCACGACACGTGATATAGCTTTTGATATAGACATGACTTCTTACGCAGGTAAATGCTAATCTCGATATGTACCGTCGTACGCGTGGGCCGAGGAGTTCATTCTTTCCATCTCTTTAATCAGAAATGTAGATTATCAGGTGAAATTTCTTGTCAAACGAATACTTTTGAACAACGCCAGCGGATGATAATTAAACGAgataagttttcaatttatacacaAATCTACGTATTGTGAAGTGGTTATACGAGTCGTGTCAAAGGAGACGAAGAATCGTTAgggggaaatttttataaGTAGTTTACTCGAGCGCAGCTTTGTGACTCCTAAGAAAAGTATTTGCAATTATGATCCGTGTAATACTGGCCCTCCCTCCTGTCTGAGTATCAATCCTGAAGTCAAGCTAAACGGTTCGTTAATACCAGACTGATTAATTAGAATTGCGCTGAGCTACGTGGTGGCCGGAAGGCAGGTCGATTTTCCGGGAGCAAACTAGAGAAGTTCAAAAGTTAAATCGAGTTGAAGTAATTTTCCGGTGACGCGGCAATTACAAAGGCTTGCAGAGggtttaattttgtttcattgattttttcctcccccCTTTTCAATCCCCACTGGTAGTTTTATATACGTGCACATTGCACATGCTTCCCGGCGTAATTGCCACGACATTCACTGTACGAACGAAATTTCGAGGTGACCaacgaaaattaaatgaaattataagAGTACCTTACCGCATAAGTATAGACTAATCGATCTTCTCGACGTCGTTATGGCCACGCGACCCTCATATCGCAAGTTGCGTTCCCTAATTGGTCGATGAGGCACTACCGGAATTCCTCGGGCTAATTTTCCACGGCCAACTGACAGCTTTAAAGTCCACACGGCCAGAGAGGATTATGGGTAGAACCGGAAACAAGTTAATACCCAAATTCTATTCAAAGCTAACGGTCTGAAACATTACCGAAATGTTCCAACACCATGAGGATGTCACGGTTATTCTGAAGATTAATGGAGAAGGATTGGAGACTGgattaataaaaagtaaaaagaaagcGCAAAGTTCAGGTGCTCGTGATCGATTTTAATTGAAGGGCTGAAAGGCAAAGAGGGCTAAATCGATTTACGTTACATGCTTTTTTGGagattggttaaaaaatccACTTTTCCCTGCCGCTGCACATTACATTAAGCTCAGAAATGTTGTCATAAAGCGTTATGCGTGAAATATGGGATGCAGATAAATGAAAAGGGGAGAATATTGACTTGTTTTCTTGTGTTTGAGACTAATAGTTAAATTAAGTTTCGATTCGACTGTGGAGCGAATACGGTTCTGGTTTCTTTCGCGTTTGGAGACACAAACTATTTTCCAAACTAACAAATGTCCTGAAAAACCTACATTGTACTTTCGCAGTTCTTTTTTTACCGAGGTTCGCTAACGTGTAGATTTTATCGCGAATTGTTCCAGGCCGTTATTATTGGCTCAGGAGTGGTTCTGCGAATACGCGATTATCTTCCAATACCAATTAAATCAATCCTGCAGGACCCCGCAAATTTTTCACGAGATAAACG
Proteins encoded in this region:
- the LOC124214041 gene encoding cobalamin trafficking protein CblD, whose amino-acid sequence is MLCSKILQRNCNATSVSFILKAKYSRRSQKNTSTYKVVKSNNEPLEDVENTVFGANPNWELLAPRGFRFYLPGSVGPGWLDASTTAQVETRSIVLDDENSIENLMEAANTFPQDSDTYESVPKKSDDTLLESSRPVLHCVAQECPVLLRKGITELFPGCMEINSPQLTIMTISQKPNLETMRWSKEVETEKLAKYFLLAASDICTKLKMVGYWADFINPFSGQPFLNPHKNGTLYKTDERFRCLGFKIEQKRFCKVISIDSDQTNFIGSLYTTAPPSTEFLKELVNDLNEQ